One window of the Actinomyces wuliandei genome contains the following:
- the cas6e gene encoding type I-E CRISPR-associated protein Cas6/Cse3/CasE: protein MFLTRIEIDPRRRLARRYLGSSQVMHAVVMKAATGGDAAPVEDPEVVGPGAGRVLWRVDVGDFGVLLYILSPQAPAIQRLEHEVAAPGTQARTVDYGPFLSRLADGQVWAFRLAANPQRAVPQGLGVRGKRCGHVTVNQQRQWLTERAARNGFSLLDQDPSSGHSAGVTAPYAPEADNWASVLVVRRQRPVFSRQRDGGRGRDRVRINRTVYEGALRITDVALIRQVLVGGLGASKAYGCGLLTLARPGG from the coding sequence TTCCTGACGCGGATCGAGATCGACCCCAGGCGTAGGCTCGCCCGCAGGTACTTGGGGTCTTCCCAGGTGATGCACGCCGTCGTGATGAAGGCTGCCACAGGAGGTGACGCTGCTCCGGTAGAGGACCCTGAGGTTGTGGGACCAGGTGCAGGGCGGGTGCTCTGGCGGGTTGACGTGGGCGACTTTGGCGTTCTTCTCTACATCCTGTCCCCGCAGGCGCCAGCGATCCAGCGGTTGGAGCACGAGGTCGCCGCTCCCGGGACGCAGGCCAGGACCGTGGACTACGGGCCGTTCCTCTCCCGGTTGGCGGACGGTCAGGTGTGGGCCTTCCGGCTCGCAGCCAACCCGCAGCGTGCTGTGCCTCAGGGGCTTGGTGTGCGGGGCAAGCGCTGTGGACATGTCACTGTGAACCAGCAGCGGCAGTGGCTGACAGAGCGTGCTGCTAGAAATGGGTTCAGCCTGCTGGACCAGGACCCGTCTAGCGGTCACAGTGCCGGGGTGACGGCGCCATATGCTCCGGAGGCGGATAACTGGGCATCCGTCCTCGTAGTCCGCAGACAACGTCCCGTGTTCTCTCGTCAGCGTGACGGGGGACGGGGGCGGGACCGGGTGAGGATTAACCGGACCGTCTATGAGGGGGCCTTGAGGATCACCGATGTCGCGCTGATACGACAGGTCCTTGTGGGCGGGCTGGGGGCTTCCAAGGCCTATGGTTGTGGTCTGCTGACCCTGGCACGCCCAGGAGGCTGA